DNA from Burkholderiales bacterium:
CGCGCCGTCGGGCCTCGCGGCGACCTCCGCGAGCGCGGCGTCGAAGGCGGGGCGTATGCTCGCCGGATCGTCGACCGCGTAGCCCAGGTCGCGCAGGAGGCCGTCCTCGATGCCGTAACACCACGCGTGCACCGCGAGCGGCTGCCCGCGCGCCCACGCATCGAGCACGATGGTCGTCTCGCACAGATTCACCGCCTGCTCCAGCGCGTTGAGCTCGCAGAGGCGGTCCACCCGGCCCACCGGATCGCGCACGGTGTCGACGAGCTCGCGGTGGGCGGAGCGCACGTCCTGCACGTGGCGCAGCCAGTTGTCGATGAGGCCGAGCTTGTTGCGCTCGAGCGCCGCGCGCACGCCGCCGCAGCCGTAATGGCCGACCACCATGACGTGGCTCACCTTGAGCACGTCGACCGCGTACTGCACGGCCGCCAGACAGTTGAGGTCGGTGTGCACCACCACGTTCGCGACGTTGCGATGGACGAACATCTCGCCCGGCAGCAGGCCCACGATCTCGTTGGCGGGCACACGGCTGTCCGAGCAGCCGATCCACAGGTAGGGGGGCGCCTGCAGGCCGGACAGGCGCGCGAAAAACTCCGGATCGTTCGCGACGCGCGACGCCGCCCATTGACGGTTCTTTTCGAAGAGCTCGGGAAGCAGATGCATAGTGTTAAGTGTTAAGTGCTAAGTGTTAAGTGTTTAGTTAGCGTCAAACCCGTGTGCTCAGCGATGCCCCGCTTTTTACTCAACACTAAACACTCAACACTAAACACTGTTTTTCTTGCGTTTTGCGCGTGGGTGCGCCGCGTCGTACACCTTCGCGAGGTGCTGGAAGTCGAGGTGTGTATACACCTGGGTCGTCGAGATGCTGGCGTGGCCGAGCATTTCCTGTACCGCACGCAGGTCCCCGCTCGATTGCAGGACGTGCGACGCGAACGAGTGGCGCAGGACGTGAGGATGCACGTCGGTCGTCAGGCCCTGCTTCAGCGCGAGCGTTTTCAGCCGCTGCTGCACCGATCGCGGCGAAAGACGCTTGCCCGTGCGGCTCACGAACAGCGCGGCCGGCTCGTGGCGCGGGATCGCGGCGCGCGTCTGCAGCCACTCGTCCAGCGCCTTCAGCGCCTGCGCGCCCACCGGTATCACGCGCGTCTTGGAGCCCTTGCCGGTGACGCGCACCGTGCCGTCGGCATGGTTCACGTCCGAAGGCGCGAGCCCGGTGAGCTCGGATAGGCGCAGGCCGGAGGAATAGAAGAGCTCGAACATCGCCTTGTCGCGGCTCGCCAGCGCGCTGTCCGGATCGACCTCGAGGAGGCGGTGCATCTCGTCGGGCGAGAGCGCCTGCGGCAGCCGCTTGGCGGCCCTGGGCGCGCGTATACCGAGCACCGGGTTGTCCTTGTAGCCGTGGTCGCGCGCGAGATAGCGGTAGAAGCCGCGCCACGCCGAGAGCATGCGCGCGATGGAGCGCGCGTCGAGCCCCCCGCCGTGCAGCTTCGCCGCGAAGCGGCGCACGTCGTGGACCTGCAGCCTGTCGAGCGGCTGCGATCCGGCGCAGTCGAGCAGCGCCCCGATGTCGCGACCGTAGCTTTCGAGCGTATTGGCCGAGAGGCGTCGCTCGTGAGCGATGTACGCGAGGTACCCGGTCAGGAGCGGATTCGCCTTCACGGCTCCAGGTTGCGCAGGAGAGCCGTGCCCACCATGTCGCCGATGCGCTTCAGGAACACCGTGCCCATCCCGGGATAGAAGCGCTCGATGTCCTCGCTCGCCAACGCGAGGAGCCCGAACGTGTCGGTCGCGCGCAGCGGTACGTACGCGAAGGAGCGCAGGTGCTCGGCGGCATCGCCGAAGAGATCGGCCGAGGTGCCTTCGGCTGCATGGTGCGCGCAGTGCGGGCTCGACAGGCTCCTGGCGAACTCGCGCGTCGCCTCGCCCGCGGGATTGAGCGCCTCCGACTCGACGGGCCCGTCGTTCTTCCAGGCGCGTATCGCGACGTGAGGCACCGCGAAGTCCTCGCGCAGGTTGTAGTTCACCACCGCGGTCACCGCGGCGAGATCGCGCGCCGCGAGCAGCGCCATCGCGAGACGATGCACTTTCTCGCCGATCGCGTCGTTCTCGTCGCCGAACTGGATGACTTCGCGCAGCTTGCCTTCGAGCTGCTTGCCGCGCTCGCGCAGGGTGAGGATCTGGCGCTCGCTGATCGGTATCGCACGGCCGCCGTGCGGATGCGGAATGTAGATGTCCGCGAGCATGTCCGCGTACTGCTCGAAGAATTCGGGGTGTTCCTTGAGGAACGTGGCTACGGCTTCTGAGGTGACTTCGGATTTCATGATGTGCTGAGCATGTGCCGGCTGCCGCGAGTATATCGTCAAAGCGTCAGCTCGCCTTCGAAGACCGTTACCGCGGGCCCCGTCATCATCACCGGCCGGCCTGCGCCCGCCCACGCGATACCGAGCTCGCCGCCGCGCGTTTCCACGACGACGCCCGAGCCGTCGAGCACGCCGCGCGTGACGCCGGCAACCACCGCCGCGCACGCGCCCGTGCCGCACGCGAGCGTCTCGCCGGCGCCGCGCTCGTATACGCGCAGGCGTATGCGATGCCGGTCGACGATCTCCATGAAGCCCGCGTTGACGCGGCGCGGAAAGCGCGGATGCGCTTCGATCAGCGGTCCTTCGGTCTCGACCGGCGCCGAACGCACGTCCGACACGATTTGCACCGCATGCGGATTGCCCATCGAGACCGCGCTGATCTCGACGGTGCGATTCGCCACGTCGAGCGGATACGTGAGCGCGCGCGCCGTCGCCTCGAACGGGATCTCCGCGGGCTCGAAGCGCGGAACGCCCATGTCGACCGTGACGCGGCCGTCGGCTTCCAGCCTCGGCACGATGACCCCCGATGCGGTGCCGACGCGAATCTCGCGCTTGTCGGTCAGGCCGCGCTCGTGAACGTAGCGCACGAAGCAGCGCGCGCCGTTGCCGCACTGCTCCACCTCGCCGCCGTCGGCGTTGAAGATGCGGTAGTAGAAATCGGTGCCCGCATCGCGCGCACGCTCGACCTGCAGGATCTGGTCGCAGCCGACGCCGAAGTGACGATCGGCGAGCAAGCGCAGCTGTTCGCGCGTGAGATCGATCGGCTGCTCGGTCGCGTCGAGCACGACGAAGTCGTTGCCGAGGCCGTGCATCTTGGTGAACTCGAGCTTCATACCTTCTTCGCCATGATGTAGTCGTCCATTACGAAACCTTCGCCGATATCTTTCACCACCGCTTCGCGGATGTCGAAGCCGTGCTTGCGATACGCGGCGATCGCATTCGCGTTGCGTTTGTTGACCGCCAGGATCACGTTCGACGCCCCGATCGAGCGCGCGACCTCGCATGCGCGCTCGACCAGCGCGCCGCCGATGCCGCGGCGCTGGTGCGCGGGATGCACGTAGAGCTTGTCGATCTTGAGCTCGCCCGCATCCTGCACGTGGAACGATGCGAACCCCACCATGCGCTCGCCGTCGTGCGCGACCACCCAGCGGATGTCCTCGCGATCGAGCTCCGCTTCGACGATCTCCGGCCGGTAGCGCTGCGCGAGCATGTACTCGGTCTGCGCTTCCCCGATGATCGCCGGATAGTGCGCGCGCCAGGTCTCGCGCGCGAGTGCGCAGAGCGCCGCGACGTCGCGCGGCCCGGCAGGCCGGATCGTGCAGGCCGTCATTTGGTGTACATCGCCGGCTCGCCCGGCGGCCGCGTCTTGAAGCGCTTGTGCAGCCAGTGATACTGCTCGGGCACCTCGCGCACGCGGTCTTCGATGAAAGCGTTCATGCGCCGCACGTCCGCCTCGACGTCGTCGGTCGGGAAATTGTCCCACGCGGGATAGAAGGTCAGCACGTACCCCTCCCCGCCGGGAAGCTGGCGCGTGACGATCGGGACGACCTTCGCGCCGCCGAGCTTCGCGAGGCGCGACAGCCCGGTGATCGTCGCCGCCTGCACGCCGAAGAACGGCACGAACACCGAATCGCGCGCGCCGAAATCGAGGTCGGGCAGGTAGTAGAACGGCAGGCCTTCGCGGATCACGCGCACGATGGAGCGCAGCCCGTCCTGGCGCGAGACCAGGCGCGGCATCACGAAGCGCGTGCGGCCGTGATAGAGGATGCGGTCGAGGATGGGGTCTTTCTGCCGCTGGTACATCGACGCGGCGGCGTAATCCGCCGCGAGCCGGCTGCCGCCCATGTCGAGGCCGACGAAGTGCGGCGCGAGCCAGATCACCGGCTGGCCCTGGACCGCCTCGAAGTTCTCCAGCCCTTCGAAGCGCACGATTTTGAGGATGCGCTCGCGCGACGCCCACCACAGGATGCCGCGCTCGAGCGCGGCGCGCCCGAACGCCTGAAAGTGGCCGCGCAATACGCGCTCCCGCTCCTGCGGGCTCCAGTGCGGAAAGCAGAGCGCAAGATTCTTGCGCGCGACGCGCCGGCGATCGCCCGCGATCGCATACAGCAGCATGCCGAACCCGCGCCCGATCGGCGCGAGGACCGCAAGCGGGAGGAAATGCAGGAGCCAGATAATGGCCAGAGCGACTCGAATCATGGCTTGGGTTAAGAGCTAATGGACCGCCAAGGACGCAAAGGACGCAAAGGAATTCCCCGGGCAGCTGACCTCGCCATGCCGCATCTGGCGACAAGGCGGCAATGCGCGGCGTGCGCACCCGTCCAGTTGCTTTCCTTGGCGTCCTTTGCGTCCTTGGCGGTCAATCACGCCTTGCTCTCATGTTCGACCACCGGCGCCGAGCCGCGGGGAGCCTTGTAGCGGTTATAGCTCCAGAGATACTGCGTGGGGCACGTGCGAATCAGGTCCTCCAGCGCGCGGTTGAGCTCGCGCTCGTCGATCTCGCCGTCGTGGCGCTCGAAAAGGAGCTCGTACCCCCGGCTTTGCGGCAGGCGCTTCGCGAACGCGATGATCACCGGCGCCTTCGATTGCTTCTGC
Protein-coding regions in this window:
- the can gene encoding carbonate dehydratase; the encoded protein is MHLLPELFEKNRQWAASRVANDPEFFARLSGLQAPPYLWIGCSDSRVPANEIVGLLPGEMFVHRNVANVVVHTDLNCLAAVQYAVDVLKVSHVMVVGHYGCGGVRAALERNKLGLIDNWLRHVQDVRSAHRELVDTVRDPVGRVDRLCELNALEQAVNLCETTIVLDAWARGQPLAVHAWCYGIEDGLLRDLGYAVDDPASIRPAFDAALAEVAARPDGAARRP
- the xerC gene encoding tyrosine recombinase XerC, producing MKANPLLTGYLAYIAHERRLSANTLESYGRDIGALLDCAGSQPLDRLQVHDVRRFAAKLHGGGLDARSIARMLSAWRGFYRYLARDHGYKDNPVLGIRAPRAAKRLPQALSPDEMHRLLEVDPDSALASRDKAMFELFYSSGLRLSELTGLAPSDVNHADGTVRVTGKGSKTRVIPVGAQALKALDEWLQTRAAIPRHEPAALFVSRTGKRLSPRSVQQRLKTLALKQGLTTDVHPHVLRHSFASHVLQSSGDLRAVQEMLGHASISTTQVYTHLDFQHLAKVYDAAHPRAKRKKNSV
- a CDS encoding DUF484 family protein encodes the protein MKSEVTSEAVATFLKEHPEFFEQYADMLADIYIPHPHGGRAIPISERQILTLRERGKQLEGKLREVIQFGDENDAIGEKVHRLAMALLAARDLAAVTAVVNYNLREDFAVPHVAIRAWKNDGPVESEALNPAGEATREFARSLSSPHCAHHAAEGTSADLFGDAAEHLRSFAYVPLRATDTFGLLALASEDIERFYPGMGTVFLKRIGDMVGTALLRNLEP
- the dapF gene encoding diaminopimelate epimerase — protein: MKLEFTKMHGLGNDFVVLDATEQPIDLTREQLRLLADRHFGVGCDQILQVERARDAGTDFYYRIFNADGGEVEQCGNGARCFVRYVHERGLTDKREIRVGTASGVIVPRLEADGRVTVDMGVPRFEPAEIPFEATARALTYPLDVANRTVEISAVSMGNPHAVQIVSDVRSAPVETEGPLIEAHPRFPRRVNAGFMEIVDRHRIRLRVYERGAGETLACGTGACAAVVAGVTRGVLDGSGVVVETRGGELGIAWAGAGRPVMMTGPAVTVFEGELTL
- a CDS encoding GNAT family N-acetyltransferase; translated protein: MTACTIRPAGPRDVAALCALARETWRAHYPAIIGEAQTEYMLAQRYRPEIVEAELDREDIRWVVAHDGERMVGFASFHVQDAGELKIDKLYVHPAHQRRGIGGALVERACEVARSIGASNVILAVNKRNANAIAAYRKHGFDIREAVVKDIGEGFVMDDYIMAKKV
- a CDS encoding lipid A biosynthesis acyltransferase; translated protein: MIRVALAIIWLLHFLPLAVLAPIGRGFGMLLYAIAGDRRRVARKNLALCFPHWSPQERERVLRGHFQAFGRAALERGILWWASRERILKIVRFEGLENFEAVQGQPVIWLAPHFVGLDMGGSRLAADYAAASMYQRQKDPILDRILYHGRTRFVMPRLVSRQDGLRSIVRVIREGLPFYYLPDLDFGARDSVFVPFFGVQAATITGLSRLAKLGGAKVVPIVTRQLPGGEGYVLTFYPAWDNFPTDDVEADVRRMNAFIEDRVREVPEQYHWLHKRFKTRPPGEPAMYTK